Proteins found in one Bombus terrestris chromosome 1, iyBomTerr1.2, whole genome shotgun sequence genomic segment:
- the LOC100644952 gene encoding putative U5 small nuclear ribonucleoprotein 200 kDa helicase, with protein MADAAARQLQYEYKANSNLVLQADVRLIERRSRDEATGEVMSLVGKLDGTRMGDRAQRTKPGKAEERKVKRQKRDEAQYDFARMKGATLLSEGVDEMVGIVYRPKTQDTRQTYEVLLSFIQEALGDQPRDILCGAADEVLAVLKNDRLKEKEKKKETELLLGPLAEERFALLVNLGKKITDFGSDEKTTTNEENIDETYGINVQFEESSEEDDEDVYGEVRENDDEGDEGEEANDDRAIHAENLGGAEEMKKEKPLHPLDIDAYWLQRRLSRIYDDAMVSQARAAEVLAVLKDAGDDRDCENQLVLLLGYDCFDFIKQLKKYRHTIAYCTMLASSQSESERQKIRNKMNDDPVLAKILRQLDTGKGDDDADETMEARAQRKRREENEDTGGPGGQVQGTRNLIDLEDLIFAQGSHFMANKRCQLPDGSFRKQRKGYEEVHVPALKPKPFAENEKLYPIDQLPKYVQPAFEGFKTLNRIQSRLYQAALESDENLLLCAPTGAGKTNVALLCMMREIGKHINADSTINADEFKIIYVAPMRSLVQEMVGTFGKRLSTYNLTVSELTGDHQLTREQIAATQVIVCTPEKWDIITRKGGEKTFTSLVRLIIIDEIHLLHDERGPVLEALVARTIRNIETTQEDVRLIGLSATLPNYQDVAAFLRIKPESGLFYFDNSFRPVALEQQYIGVTEKKALKRFQVMNEIVYEKTMEHAGRNQVLVFVHSRKETGKTARAIRDMCLEKDTLGQFLREGSASMEVLRTEAEQVKNQELKDLLPYGFAIHHAGMTRVDRTLVEDLFADRHIQVLVSTATLAWGVNLPAHTVIIKGTQVYNPEKGRWVELGALDVLQMLGRAGRPQYDTKGEGILITNHSELQYYLSLLNQQLPIESQLISKMSDMLNAEIVLGTIQNIRDAVTWLGYTYLYIRMLRCPSLYSISQDKLKEDPLLELHRADLIHSAAVALDRSGLIKYDRKSGNFQATELGRIASHYYCTHDTMSIYNQLLKRTLSEIELFRVFSLSSEFKHINVREEEKLELQKLMERVPIPVKESIEEASAKVNVLLQAYISQLKLEGFALMSDMVFVTQSASRLMRAIFEIVLFRGWAQLGDKCLSLCKMIDRRMWQSMSPLRQFRKMPEEIVKKIEKKNFPWERLYDLGPNEIGELIRVPKLGKTIHKYIHQFPKLELSTHIQPITRSTLRVELTITPDFQWDEKIHGASEAFWILVEDVDSEVILHHEYFLLKAKYATDEHLIKFFVPVFEPLPPQYFLRVVSDRWIGAETQLPVSFRHLILPEKNLPPTELLDLQPLPITALRNSKFENIYADKFPQFNPIQTQVFNAIYNSDDNVFVGAPTGSGKTTIAEFAVLRLLTQNPEGRAVYMVSKEALAELVYVDWSSKFNQQLGRKVVLLTGETGTDLKLLAKGQIIITTADKWDVLSRRWKQRKNVQNIQLFIVDELQLIGGEEGPVLEVACSRARYISSQLDKPTRIIALSASLADAKDAAQWLGAPAAATFNFHPSVRPVPLELHVQGINITHNASRLAAMAKPVYNAILRHASHKPVIVFVPTRRQARLTAIDLLTFTAAEGQPSRFFHAEEADIKPFLDRMTDKTLKETLSQGVAYLHEGLSVDDRHLVEQLFDSGAIQIAVATRDLCWGLSISSHLVVVMDTQCYNGKTHAYEDYPITDVLQMVARANRPLEDDDAKCVLLCQSSKKDFFKKFLNEPLPVESHLDHRLHDHFNAEIVTKTIENKQDAVDYLTWTFLYRRLTQNPNYYGLQGVTHRHLSDHLSELVESTLSDLEQAKCVAVEDEMDTLPLNLGMIAAYYYINYATIELFSLSLNNKTKIRGLLEIISAAAEYENVPVRQREENLLRSLATRLPHAPQATRMADPHVKAQLLLQAHLSRILLGPELQKDTELVLSKAIRLIQACVDVLSSSGWLAPAVAAMELAQMVTQAMWSKDSYLKQLPHFTPETIKRCTDKGVETVFDVMELEDDDRNRLLQLSETQMADVAKFCNRYPNIEMSYEVQDKDKLRSGGTVNVIVQLEREDEVTGPVVAPFFPQKREEGWWVVIGDPKTNSLLSIKRLTLQQKAKVKLDFVAPAPGQHSYTLYFMSDAYLGCDQEYKFTISVEEYESDVSSGSESD; from the exons ATGGCAGACGCTGCAGCGAGGCAGTTGCAGTACGAATATAAAGCT AATTCTAATCTCGTATTACAAGCTGATGTGCGATTAATAGAAAGACGTAGTAGAGATGAAGCTACTGGCGAGGTTATGTCCCTTGTTGGGAAACTGGATGGAACGCGAATGGGTGATAGAGCACAACGTACTAAACCAGGAAAAGCAGAGGAACGAAAAGTCAA gcGTCAGAAACGAGATGAAGCACAATATGATTTTGCACGGATGAAAGGTGCAACATTGCTTTCAGAAGGCGTAGATGAGATGGTTGGAATTGTTTATCGTCCTAAGACTCAAGATACACGTCAAACCTACGAAGTATTACTGAGTTTTATTCAAGAAGCCTTAGGAGATCAACCTAGAGATATTCTTTGTGGTGCTGCTGATGAAGTATTAGCAGTTTTAAAAAATGACCGGcttaaggaaaaagaaaagaagaaagaaacagaattaTTATTGGGTCCATTAGCTGAAGAAAGATTTGCATTATTAGTGAACCTTGGAAAAAAGATAACAGATTTTGGTAGTGATGAGAAAACTACtacaaatgaagaaaatattgaTGAAACATATGGAATTAATGTACAATTTGAAGAAAGCAGCGAAGAAGATGATGAAGATGTTTATGGAGAAGTTAGAGAAAATGATGATGAAGGTGATGAAGGTGAAGAAGCTAATGATGATAGGGCTATTCATGcagaaaat TTAGGTGGCGCCGAAGAAATGAAGAAAGAGAAGCCATTACATCCTTTGGATATAGATGCATACTGGTTGCAAAGGAGATTAAGTAGGATATATGATGATGCTATGGTCTCACAAGCAAGAGCTGCAGAAGTATTAGCAGTTTTAAAAGATGCTGGAGATGATCGTGACTGTGAAAACCAACTAGTACTTTTGCTAGGTTATGATTGTTTCGACTTCATTAAACAACTCAAGAAATATAGGCATACAA TTGCTTATTGCACTATGTTGGCATCCTCACAGTCCGAATCAGAACGtcaaaaaattcgaaataagatgAATGATGATCCTGTATTAGCAAAAATTTTGCGACAATTAGATACAGGTAAAGGTGATGATGATGCCGATGAAACGATGGAAGCAAGGGCACAACGTAAACGgagagaagaaaacgaagataCTGGAGGTCCTGGAGGGCAAGTTCAGGGTACAAGAAATCTAATAGATCTAGAAGACTTGATATTTGCACAAGGTAGTCATTTTATGGCAAATAAACGTTGTCAGTTACCTGATGGAAGTTTCAGAAAGCAGCGTAAAGG ATATGAAGAAGTTCATGTTCCTGCTTTAAAACCAAAACCATTTGCAGAAAACGAGAAACTTTACCCAATTGATCAATTGCCAAAATACGTGCAACCAGCTTTTGAAGGATTTAAGACATTAAACCGAATTCAGAGTCGTTTATATCAAGCTGCATTAGAAAGCGATGAGAATTTACTACTGTGCGCACCAACAGGTGCTGGTAAAACTAATGTTGCTCTTTTATGTATGATGCGTGAAATTGGAAAACATATAAATGCAGATAGTACGATTAACGCGGAtgaattcaaaataatttatgttgCACCAATGCGTTCTTTGGTACAAGAAATGGTTGGAACTTTTGGTAAAAGGTTATCCACGTATAATTTAACCGTTTCGGAATTAACCGGTGATCATCAATTAACAAGGGAACAGATAGCTGCAACTCAAGTTATTGTCTGCACTCCCGAAAAATGGGATATTATAACGCGAAAAGGAGGAGAGAAAACCTTTACTTCATTGGTTagattaattattattgatgAAATTCATTTGCTACATGATGAGAGAGGTCCTGTTTTGGAGGCATTAGTGGCTAGAACAATCAGGAATATTGAAACAACGCAGGAAGATGTAAGACTAATTGGTCTTTCTGCAACATTACCAAATTATCAGGACGTCGCAGCCTTTTTACGTATAAAACCAGAATCAGggttattttattttgataatagTTTTAGACCTGTTGCATTAGAACAGCAATATATAGGTGTAACAGAAAAGAAAGCATTGAAACGTTTTCAAGTGATGAATGAAATTGTATATGAGAAAACAATGGAACATGCTGGCAGGAACCAAGTTTTAGTTTTTGTTCATTCACGAAAAGAAACTGGGAAAACAGCACGTGCTATTAGAGATATGTGTTTGGAAAAAGACACATTAGGACAATTTCTTAGAGAAGGATCTGCATCAATGGAAGTTTTAAGAACAGAAGCTGAACAAGTTAAAAATCAAGAACTCAAAGATTTATTACCTTATGGTTTTGCTATTCATCATGCTGGTATGACAAGAGTAGACAGAACATTAGTTGAAGATCTTTTTGCTGACAGACATATACAAGTACTAGTATCCACAGCAACTTTAGCTTGGGGTGTTAACTTACCAGCACATACAGTTATCATAAAAGGAACTCAAGTCTATAATCCAGAGAAAGGTAGATGGGTTGAATTAGGTGCTCTAGACGTGTTGCAAATGTTGGGTAGAGCTGGTCGTCCACAGTATGATACAAAAGGTGAAGGTATTCTTATTACAAATCATAGTGAACTTCAATATTATTTGTCCCTACTAAATCAGCAGTTACCTATTGAATCACAATTAATTAGTAAAATGTCAGATATGTTAAATGCAGAGATAGTATTAGGCACTATACAAAATATTAGAGATGCAGTTACTTGGTTAGGATACACATACTTATACATTAGAATGCTTCGTTGTCCAagtttatatagtataagcCAGGATAAGCTAAAAGAAGATCCACTACTTGAATTACACAGAGCAGATCTTATTCATTCTGCCGCAGTAGCATTAGATCGCAGTGGTTTGATTAAATATGATCGAAAATCtggaaatttccaagctactgAACTAGGTCGAATAGCGTCGCATTATTATTGTACTCATGACACGATGTCTATATACAATCAATTACTAAAACGTACTCTAAGTGAAATTGAATTGTTTAGAGTGTTTTCATTATCTAGTGAATTTAAACATATAAACGTTAGAGAAGAAGAGAAGTTAGAATTACAGAAATTGATGGAGAGAGTTCCAATACCGGTAAAAGAAAGTATAGAAGAAGCAAGTGCGAAAGTCAATGTACTTTTACAAGCATACATCTCTCAATTGAAACTTGAAGGATTTGCTCTTATGTCTGATATGGTATTTGTTACTCAATCCGCATCGCGATTAATGAGAGCTATCTTTGAAATCGTCTTATTTCGTGGCTGGGCACAACTAGGGGATAAATGTCTATCCTTATGTAAAATGATAGATCGTAGAATGTGGCAATCGATGTCACCTCTTAGGCAATTCAGAAAAATGCCAGAGGAAATtgtaaaaaagatagaaaaaaagaattttcccTGGGAAAGATTGTATGATTTAGGACCAAATGAAATCGGTGAATTGATTCGAGTACCAAAGCTaggtaaaactattcataaatatattcatCAGTTTCCAAAATTAGAACTATCGACGCACATTCAACCGATTACCCGTTCTACTTTAAGAGTAGAACTAACTATTACACCAGACTTTCAATGGGATGAAAAAATACATGGAGCATCTGAAGCATTTTGGATTTTAGTTGAAGATGTAGATTCGGAAGTGATACTTCACcatgaatattttttactcAAGGCCAAATATGCAACAGACGAACATTTGATCAAATTTTTTGTTCCCGTATTTGAGCCTTTACCACCACAATACTTTTTACGTGTAGTATCAGATAGATGGATTGGGGCGGAAACTCAATTGCCTGTCAGTTTTCGACATTTAATTTTGCCAGAAAAGAATTTACCACCAACTGAATTACTTGATTTACAACCTCTTCCAATTACTGCGTTACGTAATTCAAAGTTCGAAAACATTTATGCAGATAAATTTCCACAATTTAATCCAATTCAGACACAAGTTTTTAATGCTATTTACAATTCAGATGATAATGTCTTTGTTGGAGCACCTACGGGTTCAGGTAAAACAACCATTGCAGAATTTGCTGTATTACGTTTACTGACCCAAAATCCAGAAGGAAGAGCTGTATACATGGTTAGTAAAGAAGCTTTAGCAGAGTTAGTTTATGTGGATTGGTCATCAAAGTTTAATCAACAACTAGGTAGGAAGGTAGTTCTCCTGACTGGTGAAACAGGAACAGATTTAAAATTGCTTGCAAAAGGGCAGATCATAATTACAACTGCAGATAAATGGGATGTATTATCACGAAGatggaaacaaagaaaaaatgtacaaaacatTCAACTTTTCATTGTTGATGAACTTCAATTAATTGGTGGAGAAGAAGGGCCTGTATTAGAGGTTGCATGTTCAAGAGCACGATATATTTCTTCACAGCTAGATAAACCAACCAGAATTATAGCATTGTCAGCTTCACTTGCTGATGCTAAAGATGCTGCTCAATGGTTAGGTGCACCTGCTGCTGCAACATTCAATTTCCATCCATCTGTTAGGCCTGTACCTCTAGAGTTGCATGTACAAGGAATAAATATTACTCACAATGCATCTAGATTAGCTGCTATGGCAAAACCAGTGTATAATGCAATACTTAGACATGCATCTCATAAACCAGTCATTGTTTTTGTACCTACTCGTCGTCAAGCTAGATTAACAGCCATAGATTTGTTAACATTCACTGCAGCTGAAGGACAACCTTCTCGATTCTTCCACGCAGAAGAAGCTGATATCAAACCGTTCTTAGATAGAATGACAGATAAAACATTGAAAGAAACGCTCTCACAAGGCGTTGCTTATCTTCACGAAGGGCTCTCTGTGGATGATCGACATCTGGTTGAACAACTTTTCGATAGTGGTGCTATTCAAATAGCAGTTGCTACGAGAGATCTTTGTTGGGGTTTATCTATTAGTTCTCATCTTGTTGTTGTTATGGATACCCAATGTTACAATGGAAAGACACATGCATACGAAGATTATCCAATTACAGATGTTTTACAAATGGTAGCACGTGCAAATCGTCCGTTAGAAGATGACGATGCCAAATGTGTCCTTCTTTGTCAGAGTTCAAAGAAAGACTTCTTTAAGAAATTCTTAAACGAACCTTTGCCCGTAGAAAGTCATTTAGATCATAGGTTACATGATCATTTCAATGCAGAAATTGTGACTAAAACAATTGAAAATAAACAAGACGCAGTTGATTATCTTACATGGACTTTCTTATATAGACGACTTACACAGAATCCAAATTATTATGGATTACAAGGTGTTACACATAGGCATTTATCAGATCATTTATCTGAATTGGTTGAAAGTACTTTGAGTGACCTAGAACAAGCAAAATGTGTCGCTGTAGAAGATGAAATGGACACCTTGCCTTTGAATCTTGGCATGATTGcagcttattattatattaattatgcgACAATTGAGTTGTTCAgtctttctttaaataataaaaccaaAATCAGAGGTTTGCTGGAAATTATCTCAGCTGCTGCTGAATATGAAAATGTTCCAGTTAGGCAGCGCGAAGAAAATTTGTTAAGGAGTTTGGCAACAAGGCTTCCACATGCACCTCAAGCTACAAGGATGGCTGACCCTCATGTAAAAGCACAACTTCTATTGCAAGCACATTTATCCAGAATATTACTTGGCCCAGAACTACAAAAAGATACAGAATTAGTATTAAGCAAAGCTATAAGATTAATACAAGCTTGTGTTGATGTTCTTAGTTCATCTGGTTGGCTAGCTCCTGCTGTGGCTGCTATGGAACTAGCACAGATGGTTACACAAGCCATGTGGTCTAAGGATTCGTACCTCAAACAATTACCACATTTTACACCTGAAACTATCAAACGTTGTACAGATAAAGGAGTAGAAACGGTATTTGATGTAATGGAATTGGAAGATGATGATAGAAATCGTCTTTTACAATTATCTGAGACTCAAATGGCAGATGTAGCTAAATTTTGTAATCGTTATCCAAACATAGAAATGTCCTATGAAGTTCAAGATAAAGATAAATTACGCAGTGGTGGTACAGTAAATGTAATTGTACAGCTTGAAAGAGAAGATGAAGTGACAGGTCCAGTTGTAGCACCCTTCTTCCCACAAAAACGCGAAGAAGGGTGGTGGGTTGTTATCGGCGATCCGAAGACTAATTCTTTATTATCGATTAAGAGGTTGACACTACAACAAAAGGCGAAGGTTAAACTCGATTTTGTGGCACCTGCTCCTGGTCAACATTCTTACACTTTGTATTTCATGAGTGATGCTTATTTAGGTTGTGACCAGGAATACAAATTTACTATCAGTGTAGAAGAGTATGAATCGGATGTTAGTTCAGGGTCAGAATCAgattaa